In the genome of Lacerta agilis isolate rLacAgi1 chromosome 2, rLacAgi1.pri, whole genome shotgun sequence, one region contains:
- the LOC117042268 gene encoding zinc finger protein 850-like, translating into MRWNSLTSHERTQSREKLYQCRECGKSFSRKEYLTSHKRVHTGEKPYPCLECGKSFSHRQNLTSHQRIHAGNKPYQCSECGKSFSRKGHLTSHHRIHTGEKPYQCTECGKSFSQRANLTTHQRIHTGDKPFHCLECGKSFRLSGDLTSHQRIHTGVKPYQCFECGKSFSISANLNSHQIIHTGEKPHHCLECGKVFGRKESLTSHQRIHTGEKPYRCSECGKSFSHSAYLTSHQRIHTGEKPYHCLKCGKSFRLSADLTSHQRIHTGEKPYRCLECGKSFSFRHSLNSHRRIHTGEKPYRCLECGKSFSRKNILTCHQRIHTGGKPYHCFECGKSFTQKTNLTAHRRMHTGEQPYRCLDCGKSFSQGNNLTTHQRIHTGDKPYKCLECGKSFSQRSNLTSHHKIHSGEKPFQCRECGKSFSHRLSHTLHQRIHTGEKPYHCLECGKSFNRKDHLTSHQRTHTGDKPYQCFECGKSFRLSGDLTSHQRIHTGEKPYHCLECGKSFRLGGDLTSHQRIHTGEKPYRCLECGKSFSLRHSLTSHQRIHTGEKPYHCFECGKSFSQRTTLASHQRIHTGGKPYHCFECGKSFSQSTTFASHHRIHTGEKPYQCLECGKSFSQRLSLTLHQRIHTGVKPYQCLECGKSFSYSGNLTSHQRVHTGEKPYQCSECEKSFSVRANLTSHQRIHTGVKPYQCLECGKSFNRKGHLTSHQRVHTGDKPYQCSECGKSFSQYVNLTSHQRIHTGEKPFHCLECGKSFRLSGDLTSHQRIHTGEKPYQCFECGKSFSKSINLTSHQRIHTGEKPYHCLECGKSFSHRQSLNLSSHQKIHTGEKPYQCFECGKSFRQSSHLTFHQRIHTGEKPYQCLECGKSFSRKDSLTSHQRIHTREKTS; encoded by the exons ATGCGATGGAATAGCCTCACTTCACACGAAAGAACACAGAGTAGGGAGAAACTGTATCAGTGcagagaatgtggaaagagcttcagtcggaaggaatatctcacttcccataaaagagttcatacaggggagaaaccatatccatgcctggaatgtggaaagagcttcagtcaccgccagaatctcacttcccatcaaagaattcatgcaGGGAAtaaaccatatcagtgctcagaatgtgggaagagcttcagtcggaagggtcatctcacttcccatcacagaattcatacaggggagaaaccctatcagtgcacagaatgtgggaagagcttcagtcaaagggCCAATCTCAcgacccatcaaagaattcatacaggggataaACCCtttcactgcttggaatgtggaaagagctttcgtctGAGTggtgatctcacttcccatcaaagaattcatacaggggtgaaaccctatcagtgctttgaatgtggaaaaagcttcagtatAAGCGCCAATCTCAATTctcatcaaataattcatacaggggagaaaccacatcactgcttggaatgtggaaaggtcTTCGGTCGGAAGGAAAGtcttacttcccatcaaagaatacatacaggggagaaaccctatcggtgctcagaatgtggaaaaagcttcagtcataGCGCCtatctcacttctcatcaaagaattcatacaggggagaaaccgtatcactgcttaaaatgtggaaagagctttcgtctGAGTgctgatctcacttcccatcaaagaattcatacaggggagaaaccatatcgatgcctggaatgtggaaagagctttagtttCAGGCACAGTCTCaattcccatcgaagaattcatacaggggagaaaccctatcggtgcttggaatgtggaaaaagcttcagtcggaAGAATATTCTCacttgccatcaaagaattcatacaggggggAAACCGTATcactgctttgaatgtggaaagagcttcactcaaa agacaaa TCTCACTGCCCATCGAAGAATGCATACAGGGGAACAACCCTATCGGTGCTTGgactgtggaaagagtttcagtcaagGGAACAATCTCAcgacccatcaaagaattcatacaggagataAACCCTAtaagtgcttggagtgtggaaagagcttcagtcagaggagcaatctcacttcccatcataaAATTCATTctggggagaaaccctttcaatgcagagaatgtgggaagagcttcagtcacaggcTGAGTCACActttgcatcaaagaattcatacaggggagaaaccctatcattgtttggaatgtggaaagagcttcaatcggaAGGAtcacctcacttcccatcaaagaactcatacaggtgacaaaccctatcagtgctttgaatgtggaaagagctttcgtctGAGTggtgatctcacttcccatcaaagaattcatacaggggaaaaaccgtatcactgcttggaatgtggaaagagctttcgtctGGGTggtgatctcacttcccatcaaagaattcatacaggggagaaaccatatcgatgcctggaatgtggaaagagctttagtctcAGGCACAGTCTCACTtcgcatcaaagaattcatacaggggagaaaccgtatcactgctttgaatgtggaaagagcttcagtcaaaggaCGACTTtggcttcccatcaaagaattcatacaggagggAAACCATATcactgctttgaatgtggaaagagtttcagtcaaaGTACGACTTTTGcttcccatcacagaattcatacaggggagaaaccctatcagtgcttggaatgtggaaagagcttcagtcagagg cTGAGTCTCActttgcatcaaagaattcatacaggggtgaaaccctatcagtgcttggaatgtggaaagagcttcagttacagtgggaatctcacttcccatcaaagagttcatacaggggagaaaccctatcagtgctcagaatgtgaaaagagcttcagtgtgAGGGcgaatctcacttcccatcaaagaattcatacaggggttaaaccctatcagtgcttggaatgtggaaagagcttcaatcggaAGGGtcacctcacttcccatcaaagagttCATACAGGGGacaaaccctatcagtgctcagaatgtgggaagagcttcagtcagtaTGTGaatctcacttctcatcaaagaattcatacaggggagaaaccctttcactgcttggaatgtggaaagagctttcgtctGAGTggtgatctcacttcccatcaaagaattcatacaggggagaaaccctaccagtgcttcgaatgtggaaaaagcttcagtaaaAGCATCaatctcacttctcatcaaagaattcatacaggggagaaaccctatcactgcttggaatgtggaaagagtttcagtcacaGGCAGAGTCTCA ATCTCtcttcccatcaaaaaattcatacaggggagaaaccctatcagtgcttcgaatgtgggaaaagcttccgTCAAAGCAGCCATCTCACttttcatcaaagaattcatacaggggagaaaccctatcagtgcttggaatgtggaaagagcttcagtcggaaggatagtctcacttcccatcaaagaattcatacaagagAGAAAACATCttag